The genome window GGAAGTTGCTATTGGGAAACGGCGAGCCCCGTCGTCTAGTGGTCAAGGATGTCAGGCTTTGGACCTGAAGACCGGAGTTCGAATCTCCGCGGGGCTATGTTGGGGTTCCTGCACCGCGGGAAACCGCACGCTTTTTCGCCGGCCTTTTTTCTAAAAAGGCCGGTTCCTGAATCTTCGCGGGGCTATAATCACCAAAAGCAATTTCTCACTCGGACATGATTTGTGTATTCTTTCTTTCTCCGTGATAAATGACTTTTTGTAGTTTCAATTTGAGCCCATATCTTTTGATTAGCTTATGGATTATTTGATTTAACTGTTCTCTATAGTTCTCGCTTTTTGAGGTATAGAATTCGGTGATTATTTTTTCACCGAGCTCTTTTGCGTCTTCTTTTAATCGTTTGAAAATATAGGGACTTAGATTGATATGTTCGACAAATATTTCTTTATTTCCGGTTTCTGCGATAGCCTTGAATAACTTATCTAGTACTATTTCTTTTGAAACAAAATGAGGCAATAAGGGCCCAATGAATGCATAGGTTTTCACCCCTTCTTCATTCAGTTTCTTGAGTGTTTCTAATCGTTTCGATGCAGGTGGGGCATATTTCTCAAAATAGCGTGAAATCGAATCGTCAGTAGTTGTTATGGTCAAACCAACTTCCGTATGTTTTAGCTTTTTAATTAAGTCTAAGTCACGCAAGATTA of Candidatus Diapherotrites archaeon contains these proteins:
- a CDS encoding radical SAM protein; translation: MGRPFANMEIKEIQSKSILTPSKLPAADYVVNPYLGCRFACSYCYASFMGRFADKSVADWGEYVYPKMNAAELLRKEILSLKNKGKGKVVLFSSVTDPYQGLEVKYQLTRKCLEVLIENHFEGEVSFLTKSDLILRDLDLIKKLKHTEVGLTITTTDDSISRYFEKYAPPASKRLETLKKLNEEGVKTYAFIGPLLPHFVSKEIVLDKLFKAIAETGNKEIFVEHINLSPYIFKRLKEDAKELGEKIITEFYTSKSENYREQLNQIIHKLIKRYGLKLKLQKVIYHGERKNTQIMSE